The following are encoded together in the Onychostoma macrolepis isolate SWU-2019 chromosome 03, ASM1243209v1, whole genome shotgun sequence genome:
- the LOC131536018 gene encoding N-acetylmuramoyl-L-alanine amidase-like isoform X1, translating into MDWHLRLLLSLLVVFAAEATTTKHMKDFIRAVESIEAVNPGLQMLDVVKGLRKAAGFETDLIKRYLGDLSDAHDLVADPSVTSYVSEVINHSLSELGKEKGVVLTLDGSNVALAPMLLGLEAGLQSTVQALYPLIFTDNLVASFLHHVHNEQTTVPFGTKGFWDSISSPKVYTLSDLPSLATDALITGGIDGFILGSEVSTSNHLERSLSDLLKSYYSHQPDAAGLDASPRLISQKRRMNFKKLVSFSLLKSQMVQALTVRRNLNESERKRLDDVMNEGFDQFVHVYAVCPKIVTRSQWGAAAFIGSPSYLSLPVPYLFIHHTYQPSKPCTTFDQCASDMRSMQRYHQQSNGWSDIGYSFVAGSDGSMYEGRGWNWVGAHTSGYNSKGYGVCFIGDYTSTLPIRSALDMVRYDFTSCAINGGRLSSYYNLYGHRQASSTDCPGNSLYREIQNWANWESYLP; encoded by the exons ATGGATTGGCACTTGCGTCTGCTTCTTTCTTTGCTTGTGGTGTTTGCCGCTGAAG CCACCACCACAAAGCACATGAAGGACTTCATCAGAGCTGTGGAGAGCATTGAAGCTGTGAATCCAGGTCTTCAGATGCTCGATGTGGTGAAAGGTCTACGTAAGGCTGCTGGCTTTGAAACCGACCTCATCAAGCGTTACCTCGGCGACCTCAGTGATGCACATGACCTTGTGGCAGATCCATCAGTCACTTCCTATGTAAGCGAGGTCATTAATCACAGCCTGTCAGAGTTGGGTAAGGAGAAAGGTGTGGTTCTCACGTTAGATGGTTCAAATGTGGCGTTGGCCCCAATGCTCCTCGGACTTGAGGCTGGGCTGCAGTCCACCGTCCAAGCCCTTTACCCTTTAATCTTTACCGACAACCTGGTCGCCTCATTTCTACATCACGTCCACAACGAGCAAACCACTGTTCCTTTTGGCACTAAAGGATTCTGGGATAGCATTTCATCCCCAAAGGTCTACACTCTCTCTGATTTGCCCTCCTTGGCGACCGACGCTCTAATAACCGGAGGTATAGACGGGTTCATTCTCGGGTCAGAAGTTTCCACATCTAACCATCTTGAGCGATCACTGAGTGACCTGCTGAAGAGTTACTACAGCCACCAGCCTGACGCCGCAGGGCTGGACGCATCGCCCCGTCTGATCAGCCAGAAACGAAGGATGaacttcaaaaagctggtcagcttCTCTTTGCTGAAAAGCCAGATGGTCCAGGCTCTAACAGTTCGCCGCAACTTAAATGAGTCTGAGCGGAAGAGGCTGGATGACGTTATGAACGAAGGGTTTGACCAGTTTGTCCATGTGTATGCTG tCTGTCCCAAGATCGTCACGAGGTCTCAATGGGGAGCTGCAGCTTTCATTGGTTCTCCCTCCTATCTGTCTCTTCCTGTGCCATACCTTTTCATCCACCACACATATCAACCCTCCAAGCCTTGCACCACCTTTGATCAGTGTGCCAGTGACATGCGCTCCATGCAGCGCTACCACCAGCAAAGCAATGGATGGTCTGACATTGGATACAG TTTTGTTGCAGGTTCTGATGGAAGCATGTATGAAGGCCGTGGCTGGAATTGGGTCGGTGCCCACACTTCGGGGTACAACTCCAAAGGCTATGGTGTCTGTTTCATTGGAGATTATACCTCCACCCTTCCCATCAGGAGTGCACTGGACATGGTGCGGTACGACTTCACAAGCTGCGCTATAAACGGAGGCCGACTGTCCTCATATTACAACTTATATGGACACAGGCAAGCAAGTTCCACTGACTGCCCAGGAAACTCCCTCTACCGTGAAATCCAGAATTGGGCTAATTGGGAG AGCTATTTGCCTTGA
- the LOC131536018 gene encoding N-acetylmuramoyl-L-alanine amidase-like isoform X2, translated as MKDFIRAVESIEAVNPGLQMLDVVKGLRKAAGFETDLIKRYLGDLSDAHDLVADPSVTSYVSEVINHSLSELGKEKGVVLTLDGSNVALAPMLLGLEAGLQSTVQALYPLIFTDNLVASFLHHVHNEQTTVPFGTKGFWDSISSPKVYTLSDLPSLATDALITGGIDGFILGSEVSTSNHLERSLSDLLKSYYSHQPDAAGLDASPRLISQKRRMNFKKLVSFSLLKSQMVQALTVRRNLNESERKRLDDVMNEGFDQFVHVYAVCPKIVTRSQWGAAAFIGSPSYLSLPVPYLFIHHTYQPSKPCTTFDQCASDMRSMQRYHQQSNGWSDIGYSFVAGSDGSMYEGRGWNWVGAHTSGYNSKGYGVCFIGDYTSTLPIRSALDMVRYDFTSCAINGGRLSSYYNLYGHRQASSTDCPGNSLYREIQNWANWESYLP; from the exons ATGAAGGACTTCATCAGAGCTGTGGAGAGCATTGAAGCTGTGAATCCAGGTCTTCAGATGCTCGATGTGGTGAAAGGTCTACGTAAGGCTGCTGGCTTTGAAACCGACCTCATCAAGCGTTACCTCGGCGACCTCAGTGATGCACATGACCTTGTGGCAGATCCATCAGTCACTTCCTATGTAAGCGAGGTCATTAATCACAGCCTGTCAGAGTTGGGTAAGGAGAAAGGTGTGGTTCTCACGTTAGATGGTTCAAATGTGGCGTTGGCCCCAATGCTCCTCGGACTTGAGGCTGGGCTGCAGTCCACCGTCCAAGCCCTTTACCCTTTAATCTTTACCGACAACCTGGTCGCCTCATTTCTACATCACGTCCACAACGAGCAAACCACTGTTCCTTTTGGCACTAAAGGATTCTGGGATAGCATTTCATCCCCAAAGGTCTACACTCTCTCTGATTTGCCCTCCTTGGCGACCGACGCTCTAATAACCGGAGGTATAGACGGGTTCATTCTCGGGTCAGAAGTTTCCACATCTAACCATCTTGAGCGATCACTGAGTGACCTGCTGAAGAGTTACTACAGCCACCAGCCTGACGCCGCAGGGCTGGACGCATCGCCCCGTCTGATCAGCCAGAAACGAAGGATGaacttcaaaaagctggtcagcttCTCTTTGCTGAAAAGCCAGATGGTCCAGGCTCTAACAGTTCGCCGCAACTTAAATGAGTCTGAGCGGAAGAGGCTGGATGACGTTATGAACGAAGGGTTTGACCAGTTTGTCCATGTGTATGCTG tCTGTCCCAAGATCGTCACGAGGTCTCAATGGGGAGCTGCAGCTTTCATTGGTTCTCCCTCCTATCTGTCTCTTCCTGTGCCATACCTTTTCATCCACCACACATATCAACCCTCCAAGCCTTGCACCACCTTTGATCAGTGTGCCAGTGACATGCGCTCCATGCAGCGCTACCACCAGCAAAGCAATGGATGGTCTGACATTGGATACAG TTTTGTTGCAGGTTCTGATGGAAGCATGTATGAAGGCCGTGGCTGGAATTGGGTCGGTGCCCACACTTCGGGGTACAACTCCAAAGGCTATGGTGTCTGTTTCATTGGAGATTATACCTCCACCCTTCCCATCAGGAGTGCACTGGACATGGTGCGGTACGACTTCACAAGCTGCGCTATAAACGGAGGCCGACTGTCCTCATATTACAACTTATATGGACACAGGCAAGCAAGTTCCACTGACTGCCCAGGAAACTCCCTCTACCGTGAAATCCAGAATTGGGCTAATTGGGAG AGCTATTTGCCTTGA